Proteins encoded within one genomic window of Panicum virgatum strain AP13 chromosome 1N, P.virgatum_v5, whole genome shotgun sequence:
- the LOC120654944 gene encoding uncharacterized protein LOC120654944: MGLKLSCIHRGSLSRQVHQQASPAPARVIAADGSLKELPASSSSRVSDVLGHTGDAAQSLFVCNSDALYFNEHPPALAPADLLRPGQIYFVLPAAMLEKPLSTADMAALAVRASTALASSTKRRSHGRRRARGKKKAVRVMPVREEMAHGGDGEDVFFNEKLNQQTLGEFGVSLNPAMRDEKKLAAAAATSRLKRALSIIQEDAE; this comes from the coding sequence ATGGGATTGAAGCTTTCTTGCATCCACCGAGGCAGCCTCTCGCGGCaggtgcaccagcaggcctcgccggcgccggccagggTCATCGCCGCCGACGGCTCGCTGAAGGAGCtcccggcctcctcctcttcccgcGTCTCCGACGTGCTCGGCCACACCGGCGACGCGGCGCAATCGCTCTTCGTGTGCAACTCCGACGCGCTCTACTTCAACGAACACCCGCCGGCGCTGGCCCCCGCCGACCTGCTCCGGCCGGGGCAGATATACTTCGTGCTCCCGGCGGCCATGCTCGAGAAGCCCCTGTCGACGGCCGACATGGCCGCGCTAGCCGTGCGCGCGAGCACGGCGCTGGCGTCCAGCACCAAGCGGCGGAGTCACGGACGGCGCCGTGCCCGTGGCAAGAAGAAGGCCGTGCGCGTCATGCCGGTGCGCGAGGAGATGGcacacggcggcgacggcgaggacgtgTTTTTCAACGAGAAGCTTAACCAGCAGACGCTGGGGGAGTTCGGTGTGTCGCTGAACCCCGCGATGAGGGACGAGAAGaagctcgccgcggcggcggcgacgtcgcggcTGAAGCGGGCGCTGAGCATCATCCAAGAAGATGCCGAGTGA